CTGATTACGGTAGACTCGGCACATGGACATCACATAAACATCATTGATGCGGTTCGTCAGCTGCGCGAACGTTTCCCGAACCTGACCATTGTTGCAGGTAACGTTGCTACAGGCGATGCAACCCGTGAATTGATTGAAGCTGGGGCATCGGTTGTCAAAGTGGGAATTGGTCCAGGTTCCATCTGTACAACTCGTGTAATTGCTGGTATTGGTGTTCCTCAAGTTACAGCAGTATACGATTGTGCAAATGTAGCACGTGAATATGGCGTACCAATCATTGCTGACGGTGGTATCAAGTACTCTGGTGAGATTACTAAGGCTCTTGCTGCAGGTGCTCATGCAGTTATGCTGGGAAGCTTGTTTGCAGGTACGGCAGAAAGCCCGGGAGAAACGGAAATCTTCCAAGGACGTAGCTACAAAGTTTACCGCGGCATGGGTTCAATGGCTGCAATGAAACAAGGAAGTAAAGATCGTTACTTCCAAGATGATGACAAGAAACTGGTTCCGGAAGGAATTGAGGGACGTGTTGCTTACAAAGGTCCATTATCTGATACGATTCATCAGTTGATTGGTGGTCTACGCTCAGGTATGGGATACTGTGGTACAAGCAGTTTGGAACAGCTTCGTAACAACACTCAGTTTATTCGTATTACAGGTGCGGGGCTTCGTGAAAGCCATCCGCATGATGTACAGATTACGAAAGAAGCTCCTAACTACTCGTTGTAATCTGAATTGTGTTAATCATTTCCAGGACAGGCTTGGCGATTTTCGCCGGGCCTGTCTTTTTTTGCGGATACCCCTGTGATAGAATAGAACAAGCGGTAATGATCCTTTAATGGATTAGGGCATTGCGGCGGTTTTTTGACGTGAGTCTATGAAACTGCTTCTGACAATGAATTTTGAGTGATTGAAAAAGGTTGAAGGTAGCCCAGCGAAAAAAGAAGCGCGGACGTCCTTTTACATAAGCATTTCATTTAATGCTAACTAAGTGACAATCGATTCGAACTTTAGGAGCAATGACAATGCTCTTTCGATACAGCGCATATACGACACACCTCACACATCATCTCCACTTGTTAGGGAATAAGAAAATATTGCAGCTCAAGCTGTACTGAAGCACACAATAGAAAGCTTCGGACCGAAGGGAGTATTCATCATTGAAAACCAAACAAATGAATAAGAAAAAACGTCAAATGCTCAAAAAAAGCGTAGCCTCGGTTATGCTGATTAATATGCTCTGCATGTCTGCGGTAATGCCTGTTATGGCTGCTGCAAACGATTCAGGGCAGGTATTGACCGCGGCAGCTACAACAACGAAGACTGAAAAAGCCGTGGACATTCCTTCGGCAGACTCACTGGGACTCGATGTTAAATCAGCCATACTGATGGAGGCTTCAACGGGCCAGATTCTGCTCAATGTGAATGCGGATAAAGCTATGCCGCCAGCAAGCATGACCAAAATGATGACCGAGTACATTGTGGCTGAACAGGTCAAACAGGGGAAATTAAACTGGGATGATGTCGTTACAGTTAAAAAGAACGCAGCGGAAAGTACTGGATCACGGATTTTCCTCGCAGAAGGTGACCAACATACAGTCAAGGAGCTGTACATTGCTATGGCTGTTGGTTCTGCCAATGATGCTACAGTGGCTTTGGCTGAACACATCGCTGGCTCCGAGCAAGCTTTTGTGAAAATGATGAATGATGAAGCGAAGCGTATGGGAATGAAAGATAGCTACTTCATCAACTCCACAGGACTGGATCGTGCAGATATGCCTGCGGACTTCCGCCCAACTGAGGATAAAGAAATCGTCATGTCGGCACGGGATGCGGCCATTTTGTGCAGATACATCATCATGGATCACCCGGACTACAAAGATTTTACAACCATTCAATCTTATAAATTCCGTCCTAATGACAAAGATCCAATTGTTAACTATAACTGGATGCTGGAAGCGAATAAAAATATAACCAACTTCAAAAGCTATGCCTATGAGGGTCTGGACGGGATGAAAACGGGCCATACCACAAACGCTGGGAATAACTTTACGGGTACGGCTGAGCGTAATGGCATGCGTCTGATCAGTGTGGTTATGGGTACCGATTCGGAGCCAGCGCGTTTCAGAGAAACAAAGAAAGTATTGGACTTCGGATTCAACAATTTTGAAGTGAAACAGGCGGTTGCTGCCAAAACTAAAGTCACAGGCTGGGAAGCTGTACCTTTGAAAAAAGGGAAGGAAACAACAGTACCTGTTGTGACGGATAATGCAGTAAGTTTCGTTGTACCTAAAGGTACTCAAAACCTGGACGTGACATTTAAAGCGAATGTAACTGAAGCTGATAAGCTGGTTGCTCCAATTAAGGCCGGAACCAAGGTTGGGACGGTTACTTATACGTACAAAGCTGAAGGAATTGAGCCACAAGAGAAGACAGTGAACCTCATCACCGCAGAAGAAGCCGAAAAAGGCGGTTGGTTCCGTCTCTTCTTCCGTGCAGTGAAAGATTTCTTCGTTGATCTGTTTGATGGCATCAAAAACCTGTTCTAATAGATAAGTGAAAGAAGACGGGGTAATATGACATTTTCAATATAGTGTCGTTAGACCATTGACAAAATACAAGTAATTCCGACCGGATGGATTGTATATTTACAATTTTTCCGGTAAAATATCAAGTTAGAATTCTACGTATAAATCAGTTTAAAAGTCTATTGTTCTTCTAACTGATAATGCATATTTCACATCCTGATTATGGACAAGAACGACACATCCATTACGGTAGATTGGGGTATGGAAACGGGAATAGCACGCGTAAAAAGAGGTGCGAAAGCGCGGATCGGACATTATGTGGCGCCAAGGACTTGGATGAAGCGTTGCGCCGGATTGGCGAAGGTGCTTCCATGATCGGTACCAATTCCAAACTTGCACCTTCCGAGCCCATGCAGGATCGCGGCTGGTAAGAGAAAGGTGGATTTTAAATGAAGATCGGCGTTTTAGCACTTCAAGGGGCAGTCACCGAGCACATTCGTAGTATTGAACGGGCCGGAGCAGAAGGATTGGCGATTAAACAGGTTCAGCAACTTGAGGAGCTGGATGGGTTGATTCTTCCTGGCGGTGAGAGTACCACGATTGGCAAACTGATGCGCAAATATGGTTTCATGGAGGCCATTCGGGCATTCGCTGCTGAGGGTAAACCGGTATTCGGCACCTGTGCTGGTTTGATTGTTATGGCCAAACATATTGAAGGACAAGAGGAAGCTCATCTGGAGCTAATGGATATGATCGTCTCCAGAAATGCATTTGGACGGCAGAGGGAAAGCTTCGAAACGGATCTTTCGGTAAAAGGCATTGAGGAGACGGTAAGGGCAGTGTTTATACGGGCACCCCTGATTGAGAGTGTAGGAGAAGAGGTAGAGGTTCTTTCCACTTACAAGGATGAGATTGTCACTGCTCGCCAGGGGCATCTGCTGGCTTGCTCCTATCACCCTGAGCTGACAGATGATTATCGACTGCATGCTTACTTTGTGGACATGGCTAGGTCGTATAAACAGCCTGTACAGAACCAATAGTGATTGATATACAACCTATGATCTGCCGGTGAACCGGATCAGTCCTTCAGAGGCTCACAAGGCTTGCGGCAAGGAGCTGTCTGGTCAGATACCTGATGTTGCCCGTATCTGCTTCCAAAGCGGGAATCGCAGCGTAGGGTAGCGCCGGATGTCATAGGTTGTTTTTTTACCATTGAGGAA
This window of the Paenibacillus marchantiae genome carries:
- a CDS encoding D-alanyl-D-alanine carboxypeptidase family protein; this encodes MNKKKRQMLKKSVASVMLINMLCMSAVMPVMAAANDSGQVLTAAATTTKTEKAVDIPSADSLGLDVKSAILMEASTGQILLNVNADKAMPPASMTKMMTEYIVAEQVKQGKLNWDDVVTVKKNAAESTGSRIFLAEGDQHTVKELYIAMAVGSANDATVALAEHIAGSEQAFVKMMNDEAKRMGMKDSYFINSTGLDRADMPADFRPTEDKEIVMSARDAAILCRYIIMDHPDYKDFTTIQSYKFRPNDKDPIVNYNWMLEANKNITNFKSYAYEGLDGMKTGHTTNAGNNFTGTAERNGMRLISVVMGTDSEPARFRETKKVLDFGFNNFEVKQAVAAKTKVTGWEAVPLKKGKETTVPVVTDNAVSFVVPKGTQNLDVTFKANVTEADKLVAPIKAGTKVGTVTYTYKAEGIEPQEKTVNLITAEEAEKGGWFRLFFRAVKDFFVDLFDGIKNLF
- the pdxT gene encoding pyridoxal 5'-phosphate synthase glutaminase subunit PdxT gives rise to the protein MKIGVLALQGAVTEHIRSIERAGAEGLAIKQVQQLEELDGLILPGGESTTIGKLMRKYGFMEAIRAFAAEGKPVFGTCAGLIVMAKHIEGQEEAHLELMDMIVSRNAFGRQRESFETDLSVKGIEETVRAVFIRAPLIESVGEEVEVLSTYKDEIVTARQGHLLACSYHPELTDDYRLHAYFVDMARSYKQPVQNQ